The genomic segment atttaagatattataatgtattttttattatatggttattaaataaatattttttattttaaaatattacacaaataaatttaataaaaaatttagtcataattaataattaaatcaaaattttaaaatctaaaaaataaataaattaaattctttaaaataaaaaattaaaaaaaaactaaattacaaatatcTAAAATTTATACAAACTTTTGCGAGGCAGAGTGTTTTGGTTGGAGAAACGCATAGCAACATCATGCGTTCTACGTGCGAAATCATAGAAATTCCACACGAATATTCAATCGTAGTTTTACAACAAACAAATTATTATAgtctattatttaattttcaatctcttcaagctATTGAATTAGTTTTTCTGTTTTGACAAATCgatagaaaaattaatatttactaaCTTTGTTGACATGACAATTCACGTACATACCacgtcaacatttaattaatttttaaaaaattaaaaattatagaatattattataaatttattattaaatcaattttaattttttgtaattttcaatatttttatatattcttattttttggaatttttaattttttaattaatttattgtttatttGACATACACGTGAGCTGCCACGTCTGCAAAGTTATTTGATATTAACTTATTCatctattttgaggtgatttgacaaacaacgcAAGTTAAAAGATTAGAAGaggtgaaaaattaaatagatgactaaaatgacttttttataaaatttgagggTTAAATGAGTCATTATgccatatttttaatttcatcaatTGATATAAATAGGTAAcaatgttaaatatattaatatgaaaacttgatttttttttatttgatttctaaattTGGATTTTGTTAAGGTATGATGGAGTAAGTCAAATCatcacttgaatttttttaaaatatataaaatatttttttttatttttaaaaattttaaatgatgatgtggcctaaactcataataattttttttcttaaatataacCTTTTCAATCATTATGCTCACacaatttcttatttttttattttaaggattctttataaaaacattttaatcttaatggttataaatgttaattttttagattttaatatattaattttttaaaactatttaatattattatgaaaataaatgaataaattattttaatttaaggtataaaaattaaatctaaaataagACCAAAATTATAATCCAATCAAGAGTATCGTGAAGtaatttttgttctttatttgtgCCAAAATTTCCAGATATATAGTTGCTCAAGATAGCATATAAAGTAGATTTACAGGAGAAAAATGTgctaatatattaattttttataatacaaATTATTTAAGTTCTTTAGAATCAATTGCATCAAATATCTCCAAATCatgacttttatttaaaatagatctttaactttaaaatatttcaataatatcttAATATTAACGTTGTTATATTAACAAGATACTTCCGttactaatattattaatttaatcgtTAAATGATATATTAGATCTtatatgatataatttaaaatattaaaaaaaacacttaaaatgaaaattttaaagaaaattgaatACTGTAAAAAATTTTTGATTATGAGGTTTTTAAAGCTTTTATAGAAATTATTGttcattctctctttttttaattttactttatttttaatttttaattttaaaatgaacttgtattttaatattactagtGAACACATGTTTAAACCAtgaatttactatttttaattattttattaaaaaacatataaaaatatgaaaaatgacatcataataatattaattataatttaaaagaaggaatatttttgtaattttataatgaGTTGGTAGGAATAACACcaagtcattttttattttttatttgttaagttttaatataataaaaatattaaatgtttcaAATCATAGGATTATTTGGAGCAATCACATATATTGTAACTAGTCTGCATCTAAATAAGTAATcatctatttaaatttaatatcaaaacattaattttttttaaattgttgtaatattgaaaattgtaaaattatatcgATGTTTGGTTCatcaattttgtaaattaaatagGTAATTTAggtgtaaggattaaattgtaaaattccaatcactatagatttttaattggcCAAACACTCAGGGATATAAATTGCAATTAGCTAAAGGTTAAAAATGGcaattaaactattttataatatatgataGTGGATGATGATGGGAATTCCATTAAGTTTAATTAGAAGTTAATTATGttaagtaaatcataatttaactaattaaaaaaattaattaacaacTAATTGATGTATGAATAGAAAATATTAGTggaaaatcttttatttttcttcccttCACCGTCCACCATTAATAGAAAACTAAGGAAAAGCTTCAAGTTCTTCAAATAATCCGCTAATTtatgcctttttcttgtaatttttatagactTGAGgttatgagagcttgatttagctagcacatgtatcaatttgtaaaaatgttaaagttttttGAAAGTTATCATAGTTTATTTATTgaagaattaggcttgaaatttaTAGATTTTAAGCTCAAATCATGAGAAGGATCAGATTGTAAAATTATTTAGCTTAATTGTTAACTTTgtacattagggactaaagtgaataaaatattaaattattgtgAAATTTATGTAGAAATAGAAAGTAGGGGATCCCTAATGAATGTATGAGAAGTCAGATTGTAAACTGAGAttaaaaattgaaagttatggcTATTtcgaatttagggactaaattgaatgaaatttaaaattccaAGGGTATAAAATGTGAATATATAGTTTCATTTATGTCGTGtcataatatgaaaatatttggTAGTGATggattgtataaaaataattgtttagaTTAAGAATCGTATCAAAGTAGAGTTAACCgatgaaaaactaaaattattgaTTAGTCCCGGAAGAATCAACTTGTTTGGTGTTTTGAACAGATGAGTTCACATGGAACATATTATTTCACTTGGAATTATATGTGCATGCTtgtgtttaatttaatgtatgaatatttgaatataattgaaatatcttGGAATTTAGTGTAACTGGCTAGTATTGGATTGAATTGGAATATTGTGTTAAGTTGGTTATTATGTAATAATACATGGTACAAATGCGTAAATACTGATGATTACATGATATGGAAGCGTTATATGTGACCCATTTACAGGGtgtatacatttaaagaaataaatatatcagtttattataaattagataaatataatactttatgtatgcaatatgtaAGTGTAAAATGGTTCTacattgataattgtattaatgattagtggaaattgaattaaatgaatatttcatgtataaaattacacaaaattaaagtttttgtataaaattgcacattaaattaaagtttatgtatagttttgagatttatccctaatTTAATAGTCATAGCTTTTTTCACCTCTCAATGTTTTTATTAGAAAGGCATAATAAATaatttagccctcaatattttacatattttgtcattttggcAATACTctttttttgaactaaatttgaccATTAACATTTCAAAAAGTAATCAAATTGcttttcttaatgaaacttttgactaaaatgttaattttttaatgatgttgTCGTGGCAATATATGCGTGCTTCATGCTAACATAATACTATTTGTCTTGTACCTCACATCAATAATAActtcataattataaaaaaaaattcaaataaaaataactcaaaattataaaaattaaaaaaaattcacaaaattagCATTAAATACACGTGGGCTGCCATgtttaaaaaaacaacaaattagtcaatatttctataaaaaagaagaagcaatttGATTGTTTAAAAAGCTGATGgttaaatttaactctttttaaaatgttatgagccaaatttaacttaaaaaagaaTAAGAGTCAAGTTGACAgaagatataaaattaataatcaaatgTGTGATTATGCCTATTGGAAAtgtatttttatacaaaattaccCTACTTACATTCACGGTTTATGGAAACGGAAATAGTTAGGATTTATAATAGTGGTGGAGCCAAGGGAGGCTGGCAGGGGCTCTGGCTccctatttataatttataaaattttaaaatagtaatgataaaattacacattGACTCCACCgggaaataaaaatttaatttaatcctttaaaaattataaaaatatataatattaaaataataaaattatatttttattattataaaaacacactatttaattattttccacCACGACTGGTTTATAAGTATTTTTTGTGTCATAGctcttttttgttttgttcattaaattcataactttttaATCCTTATCTGTCCTTTTCTGGTTTTTGATGAGACAAATCCTCAACCAAtcaaaaaaataaactcaattcaTTACTTCAGCATTCCATTTTCTTAGATTTAATATTTTACGTACTcaagtatatatttttaaaatcttataaatTTTGCACATTAATAATCTATACCGTATAAATTcttatatatattacaattatataatattttaattatttttggtactATATACCTACCCCTAAAACAAGATTGTACATACAGGAAAAGTAAAGAAGTAAAAGATTGTAGGGATGATGAAGTTTGGATGCAGAAGAAAAAGCGTATCAAATTCAAACACACACAAAACTTAGAAAGGAACACACACAAATACCATCAATGCTTTCTCAGCCTAAAGTTAAAATcgttatgttttatatattgttgtagattatatatatataaaatgttattttacaaaaaatatataaatttttaatgatttcacaGTTGAATCAAAATCTTggtacaaataaaaaaattaaaaataaatagaatacaatattttaaagtaacaaatattataATGTTTTTAATGCAATATATAAAACAGTTTAATAATTGAAACTTAATCTAcatattaaaatttcttattttttaatattataaatacatttgTTGTAAAAGATGTCTTTGATTTTCattttaaggaaaaaaagaaaaagaaaaagaggatcCCTTATCTAGTTTTATCCATTTATTACCAAACATCTGGCAAATTCTTTTTAATTCTGTCTGAATTGATGCACGgttaaaagagaaaggaaaagaatTACCAAATTTAAACCTCTTAATTTAATCAAAAGATAATTTATAAATACTAATAACCTTTCTTTAAAAGTTACAAATAGttgtaaattgaataaaatattataatgcaCCGTTCTACAAAAATACGaactattttatataaataatgaaattgatGTAAAATTAGGAGTTAAGAGTTTAAGATTAATCTTATGATTAAACTAAAGGAGTAATAATCCTAAGAGGTTAGTGAGTAATGACTTGTCGTGTAAATCTCTCTCTctacaagtatatatatgtatgtatatgttatattttaaaataatagtttGGTATTGGTGGTGTGTATGAGACTGAGTTCATTTATGGGCCTACGGTAATCCAGGGAACACGACTCTCCACCGCTTATCACCAAATCCTTATCTTTAATTCCCTTCCTCACTTGTTGTCTTGTTGCTCCACTGTGCACGGTTTCCATATCTTTTCTCTCCTCCATTCCCCAAtaatttctttccctttttaatgttcttctTCTCCCCCATTTTCACTCCCTTTTAGCTTCAATTTGGTGGGTTCTTTGGTTTACTTTTCAAGGGTTTCTCTCTTCAAAAAAACCCTCGAGAAATCTATGCGCTTAACGCTTACTTTTTGATTCATTCGAGGggttcttttccttctcttcttcttgtTGTTTTAGAGATGGGTTTGGTGTCTGTTTTTTGGGAGATTTTAAAGAAACCCACAATTGGAGATGTGGTGAGGGAGTTACTGGTTTTTATAGCTCCTTTATGGGTTGCTGTAATTGTTGGGGTTTTAGTTGGTTGGGCATGGAAGCCGAAGTGGGCAACTATAGGCAGGGAGATGTTCATGGATTGTTCTGGTTCTAAGGATTCGGCTCCTGCAGAATCTTCTGAGTCTTCTTTCAGTGGTTTTGGTTCCCTTCCGAGCTTGAATTTGATCAAGTTTCAGTTGCCTAGTGTTATCTCTTGGATTTCAGATGACGGGGCTCAAAAAGATTCTTTCTTTTTGTCACCTACTCTTCATTCCAATTGCAGGTTTGCAACTCCATATTTTGCCTTCTTTAATAGCAATTTTGTAGTTGTAAATGGTATAGGAGAAGGAATTCTAATGGGAATTGGGattgtatttgatttgatttcacCAACAACTAATGTCTGTTTAATTGGACAGTTCATCACAGAACGAGAAGCAAAAACTGGGTTTTCTGACAGATGATGATTTAGAGCATTTATATAAATTAGTTGAAGAAAAAGATGGAGGTCCTGCTTGGATTCACATGATGGATAAGTCCACCCCAACTATGGGATATCAGGCTTGGCAAAGAGATCTTGAGGTATCATTTCCTCTTCCTGTTATTTAATTTATCAGAACCAGTAAAAATCGAAAACTTATTATAAATAACCCTGCTGGTTGTGTTTGGGATTCATTTGCTGTGTTGAATTATGCTTTTTATTGCTTGTTAGATTGGTCCTACACAATATCGTAGCCGGACTGTTTTCGATGATGCCCCTCCTGAGATGGTGAGGGATTTCTTTTGGGACGATGAATTCCGATCAAAATTGAAGTGGGATGAAATGCTTCTTAGTGCCGAAACTCTCGAGTCGTCTCCCACTGACGGCACCATGGTGGTCCAGTGGGTTCGAAAGGTTCGTATTAGGTTTTCtaattgtttctttttctttttggttgacTTTTGTTGTTTCTAAAGTTGTCTTATAAGATGTTCTCTGGTTTGTAGTTTCCCTTCTTCTGCAGTGACAGAGAATACTTGATAGGTCGTCGGATTTGGTCATGTGGTCGGACATATTACTGTGTTACAAAGGTAACATCCTATTCTGGTCCCTGGTTTTCGATTTTGATTAAAATTCTGGAAGTTAACAAGTCTTTCCTATTTTTTCCCTATATTGTTCTGTTTTCTGCATTCCTGGTTAGAAATAACTAGGCTGCAGCCGATAGTCTGACATTTGACCAAATATTAGTGGGAACAATATACCTTTTACATTTATAAGATCTTTTATGTTGTgaacaaaaatgaaaattgtTCTAACCTCATTAAGGGAACACTTGACGAGATTGTTTCCTAAGCTTTGAATTAATCTTATTATTTCTTAGCTTAATCATCTTATCACCTAATAATAGGTCGATGACTATTAAGTCTAAAACACTTCATGCCATGACAACATCATTTGGTCAAATTTGTTTTGTAGCTAACTTAGTAGTATGTTTTGTCCCGTTTCAGGGAGTACCATATCCCTCTATTCCTAGAAAAACCAAACCTAGGCGTGTTGATTTATACTATTCAAGTTGGTGCATTCGTGCAGGTAATGGACTTTTCAACCCAACctagtttaaaattgtttttaaattgttCCTATGCTGTTAGGAAGTTTGAAACTTGTATTTTCTTAGTAGTATGCAATTCGTTTCCGGGGATAAAAAAAATGGAGAATGTATAACTCTTTGTTTAGATGAATTTTCTAGGAATATCATGTTTGAGTTTATACAAGTCTGCCAATAATTTGTATGCATCACGTTTTGAACAGCTGAATCAAGGAAAGGGGATGGCCAGCTGACTGCGTGCGAGGTATTACTTTTTCACCATGAAAATATGGGTATACCATGGGAAATTGCAAAGCTTGGGGTCAAGCTAGGCATGTGGGGAACTGTCAGGAAGATTGACCCTGGCTTACGTGCATATCAAACCGAAA from the Gossypium hirsutum isolate 1008001.06 chromosome D09, Gossypium_hirsutum_v2.1, whole genome shotgun sequence genome contains:
- the LOC107890805 gene encoding uncharacterized protein, which gives rise to MGLVSVFWEILKKPTIGDVVRELLVFIAPLWVAVIVGVLVGWAWKPKWATIGREMFMDCSGSKDSAPAESSESSFSGFGSLPSLNLIKFQLPSVISWISDDGAQKDSFFLSPTLHSNCSSSQNEKQKLGFLTDDDLEHLYKLVEEKDGGPAWIHMMDKSTPTMGYQAWQRDLEIGPTQYRSRTVFDDAPPEMVRDFFWDDEFRSKLKWDEMLLSAETLESSPTDGTMVVQWVRKFPFFCSDREYLIGRRIWSCGRTYYCVTKGVPYPSIPRKTKPRRVDLYYSSWCIRAAESRKGDGQLTACEVLLFHHENMGIPWEIAKLGVKLGMWGTVRKIDPGLRAYQTERASGAPLSHSASMAQINTKVTQDYLTSLESNSNDSSELETHNSSEKPGKNNIPKLVVVGGAIAVACILDRGLLTKAVIFGVARRFAKIGRRL